In Primulina eburnea isolate SZY01 chromosome 3, ASM2296580v1, whole genome shotgun sequence, one DNA window encodes the following:
- the LOC140826277 gene encoding uncharacterized protein, with protein sequence MTGFSGRKSTVKSVRQQKRKIVEVGRKQDEGPAKKSANITGRGYHEATESIGITKLQPPAQLQIPSAKIKLQLFPINESTRLGLEEHGYNPFLELTLSAQKKISSVVRHLNAKWSCSTIARGQLMLSPYSTKSEALDTCQKWTINDNAITAEEVYVAAESPSLFRLRYGWYSNIQHSTNERTPTFNGFEAHTDSEGKISLCSRFMDIRNQQEAKIVEDSEDVQNLINVSEVSDPVVNEMKVVDAMEDRMDDEVTTDVPAQPTILWDDTFTNLSIGDLLSEISLQGNIKDSDLNSINKCIMQPIGLLSDISVGALLSEASLQSKISNSGVKLETESTLQPIVLTSGERNGKLLCDVSPHTDESKLDGQTIERKHTKSQSPWDDCFTTLSIGGLLSEVSLLRKAGCEPKENESGLQHGAPLSDSFDAFVTAQLCQSSELQNPSCDKSTLSILDAEETCHGFPIQKLRPWNITDVTSSERASPGGCYVDTSGRPFWSPNVGKEKNETVFFKESSCQEQNPLTCSGNEFD encoded by the exons ATGACTGGTTTCTCTGGCAGAAAATCTACCGTGAAATCCGTTAGACAACAGAAAAGAAAGATTGTCGAGGTTGGAAGAAAGCAAGACGAAGGTCCTGCAAAAAAATCTGCGAATATAACTGGTCGGGGGTATCATGAAGCCACAG AAAGTATAGGGATTACTAAATTGCAGCCTCCGGCTCAATTGCAGATCCCATCTGCAAAGATTAAACTGCAGCTTTTCCCAATAAATGAAAGTACTCGCTTGGGATTAGAGGAG CATGGCTACAATCCATTTCTAGAACTCACTCTAAGTGCTCAGAAGAAGATATCATCAGTGGTCAGACATCTGAATGCAAAATGGAGCTGTTCAACTATTGCAAGAGGACAACTCATGCTTTCCCCCTACAGTACAAAGTCAGAAGCACTAGATACATGCCAAAAATGGACGATAAATGACAATGCCATTACTGCAGAGGAGGTGTATGTTGCTGCGGAGAGTCCATCCCTTTTCCGCCTAAG GTATGGCTGGTACTCAAATATCCAGCATAGCACGAATGAGAGAACCCCTACATTTAATGGATTTGAGGCTCATACAGATTCTGAGGGAAAGATCAGCCTCTGCAGTAGATTTATGGATATCAGAAACCAGCAAGAAGCTAAAATAGTTGAGGATAGTGAGGATGTtcaaaatctgatcaatgtgaGTGAAGTTTCAGATCCAGTAGTGAATGAAATGAAGGTTGTGGATGCCATGGAAGATCGCATG GATGATGAGGTAACCACTGACGTCCCTGCACAACCAACAATACTTTGGGATGATACTTTCACCAACTTGAGCATTGGAGACCTGCTATCTGAAATATCTTTGCAGGGAAATATCAAAGACTCTGATCTCAACTCCATAAATAAATGTATCATGCAGCCAATTGGTTTACTTTCTGACATAAGTGTTGGGGCCCTGTTGTCTGAAGCATCTTTGCAGTCCAAGATCAGTAATTCAGGTGTGAAATTGGAGACCGAGTCAACCTTGCAACCTATTGTTTTGACTTCTGGTGAAAGAAATGGAAAGTTACTGTGCGATGTGTCTCCACACACAGATGAGAGCAAGTTGGATGGACAAACAATAGAAAGGAAGCACACAAAATCTCAATCTCCATGGGATGATTGCTTTACTACCTTAAGCATTGGAGGCTTGTTATCTGAAGTATCCTTGTTGCGTAAAGCTGGTTGTGAACCAAAAGAGAATGAATCAGGCTTGCAGCATGGTGCACCCTTGTCTGATTCATTTGATGCTTTTGTCACAGCGCAACTATGCCAAAGTTCTGAACTGCAAAATCCATCATGTGACAAGTCGACTTTATCTATATTGGATGCTGAAGAAACGTGCCATGGTTTTCCTATCCAGAAACTTCGACCATGGAACATTACGGATGTGACTTCGAGTGAAAGAGCTAGCCCTGGTGGATGCTACGTTGATACTAGTGGAAGGCCATTTTGGTCCCCCAATGTCGGAAAG GAGAAGAATGAAACAGTGTTTTTTAAGGAATCTTCGTGTCAAGAACAGAATCCTTTGACTTGCTCTGGAAACGAGTTTGATTAA
- the LOC140826278 gene encoding probable mediator of RNA polymerase II transcription subunit 26c — protein sequence MDSEEFRAILSRSRVGIWALIETAIRVANSDFSEELRLRRDKIVEALYTPPSQLCRSCNSNVVEEHQYFNDNLDTNTISNKSNDDNSTRILNEDFSKSPLTPESNNPDFSRGDEQDLDPYGGLFDDEQTKILTIKEQLEDPHQSEDAVVDLLQILADMDITFQALKETDIGRHVNRLRKHPSGEVRRLVKMVVRKWKETVDEWVKVNQPQTSSNLLADGDSPQHNIPKNQQNGRHQVPDFGYSPNPRNGSSSVERNHAEYEPKPKPPQTVPRKETTRPPHSVPKSSSAPPNRAQRESVIDDERLNSARRRLQENYQEAENAKKQRTIQVMDIHEIPKPKNAFFAKNKSGFQGRHHR from the exons ATGGATTCCGAAGAGTTTCGGGCGATTCTATCCAGATCGAGGGTAGGGATATGGGCGCTTATTGAGACGGCCATTCGAGTAGCTAATTCCGATTTTTCGGAGGAACTTCGCCTTCGCCGCGACAAAATCGTCGAGGCTCTCTATACACCGCCATCCCAGCTTTGTCGAAGCTGCAACAGCAACGTTGTTGAGGAGCATCAGTATTTTAACGACAACCTTGATACCAACACTATTAGTAATAAATCTAATGATGATAATAGTACTAGGATTTTAAATGAGGATTTTAGCAAGAGTCCGCTGACTCCCGAGTCAAACAACCCCGATTTCAGCCGAGGAGACGAGCAAGATTTGGATCCCTATGGGGGTTTGTTCGACGATGAACAAACCAAAATTCTCACCATCAAAGAGCAGCTTGAAGACCCACACCAG AGCGAAGATGCTGTGGTGGATTTGCTTCAAATCCTGGCTGATATGGATATCACGTTCCAAGCTCTCAAG GAAACTGATATCGGGAGGCATGTGAATCGATTGAGGAAGCATCCATCAGGCGAAGTTCGCAGATTGGTCAAGATGGTTGTCAG AAAATGGAAAGAAACTGTGGATGAATGGGTCAAGGTGAACCAACCACAAACATCTTCAAACCTCTTAG CTGATGGGGATTCACCTCAGCACAACATACCCAAAAATCAGCAAAATGGTCGTCACCAG GTTCCAGATTTTGGCTACTCTCCAAATCCACGAA ATGGGAGTTCTAGTGTGGAAAGAAATCATGCAGAATATGAACCAAAGCCTAAGCCACCTCAAACTGTACCTCGGAAAGAAACAACAAGACCACCGCACTCTGTTCCTAAATCTTCCTCTGCTCCTCCTAAT AGAGCACAAAGGGAATCTGTGATAGATGACGAAAGACTTAATTCAGCAAGAAGGCGGCTCCAAGAGAATTACCAAGAAGCTGAGAATG CCAAAAAGCAAAGGACAATTCAGGTGATGGATATTCATGAGATCCCGAAACCAAAGAATGCCTTCTTTGCAAAGAACAAAAGTGGCTTTCAGGGAAGGCACCATCGCTGA
- the LOC140826279 gene encoding ABC transporter F family member 5 yields MDLASTLRSSFLPGASPLSTTSRPIHYRFVAAVSTSAVHSPLLKTPPLIFSKLHSVATETSASTTVFEEEDEDIEALFSDYNSEASQVSFKRSNKGSSGASAISSGVRLENVSKSYKGATVLKNINWEVKKGEKVGLVGVNGAGKTTQMRIIAGFEQPDSGNVIKAKSNMKIAFLNQEFEVVSTRTVKEEFLSAFREEMEVAGRLEKVQKAMEKSVDDLELMGRLLDEFDLLQRRAQAVDLDEVDVKISKLMPELGFVPEDADRLVASFSGGWQMRMSLGKILLQDPDLLLLDEPTNHLDLDTIEWLEGYLNKQDVPMVIISHDRAFLDQLCTKIVDTDMGVSKTYEGNYSDYIIAKAAWIETQFAAWEKQQKEIEQTRDLISRLSGGANTGRASSAEKKLEKLQDDEQVEKPFIRKQMKIRFPERGQSGRSVVRIKNLVFGYENMVLFKNANLTIERGEKIAILGPNGCGKSTLLKLIMGMEKPTSGEVLLGDHNVLPNYFEQNQAEALNLHKTVLESVAEVAQEWRLDDIKGLLGRYNFKADMLEQKVSFLSGGEKARLAFCKFMVQPSTLLVLDEPTNHLDIPTKEMLEEAINEYQGTVITVSHDRYFIKQIVNRVLEVKDGMLQDYAGDYDYYLEKNLEARERELEREAEIEDKSPKAKAKSKMSKAEKEVRKKQKMQAFQAAKQKSKGLKNAKRWN; encoded by the exons ATGGATTTGGCATCAACACTTCGATCCTCTTTTCTTCCCGGGGCCTCTCCACTTTCCACCACTAGCCGCCCTATCCATTACCGCTTTGTCGCTGCTGTCTCCACCTCCGCCGTCCACAGTCCTCTCCTCAAGACTCCTCCTCTAATTTTTTCCAAGCTACATTCCGTGGCCACTGAAACTTCTGCCTCCACCACTGTTTTtgaagaagaggatgaagataTAGAGGCCCTTTTCTCCGATTATAATTCCGAAGCTTCCCAAGTTAGCTTCAAACGATCTAATAAGGGTTCCAGTGGCGCGTCCGCCATTTCCTCGGGCGTGAGGTTGGAAAATGTGAGTAAGAGTTACAAGGGAGCCACCGTACTGAAAAACATCAACTGGGAAGTGAAGAAAGGAGAAAAGGTTGGGTTAGTGGGTGTAAATGGCGCAGGAAAAACAACCCAGATGAGAATTATAGCCGGTTTTGAACAACCGGATTCAGGGAATGTAATCAAGGCAAAAAGTAACATGAAAATTGCGTTCTTGAACCAAGAATTCGAGGTTGTGTCCACTAGGACGGTGAAAGAAGAATTCTTGAGCGCTTTTAGGGAGGAAATGGAGGTTGCGGGGAGGCTGGAGAAAGTGCAGAAGGCGATGGAGAAATCCGTGGATGATTTGGAGCTGATGGGGAGGCTGTTGGATGAGTTTGATTTGCTTCAGAGGAGGGCGCAAGCTGTAGACTTAGATGAGGTAGATGTTAAGATCAGCAAGTTGATGCCTGAGCTTGGGTTTGTGCCCGAGGATGCGGATAGACTTGTTGCATCATTTAGTGGAGGGTGGCAAATGAGGATGTCGCTCGGGAAGATTCTATTACAG GATCCTGATTTATTGCTTTTGGATGAACCCACAAATCATCTTGATCTTGATACCATCGAGTGGCTTGAGGGCTATTTAAATAAGCAGGATGTGCCAATGGTCATCATATCACATGATAGGGCTTTTCTCGATCAATTGTGCACAAAAATTGTGGACACCGATATGGGTGTTTCGAAAACATATGAAGGAAATTACTCTGATTATATCATTGCAAAGGCAGCATGGATTGAAACTCAGTTTGCAGCATGGGAAAAGCAACAGAAAGAGATTGAACAGACTAGGGACCTTATAAGCAGGTTAAGTGGTGGAGCAAATACTGGCCGTGCTTCTTCTGCCGAAAAG aagCTGGAAAAGCTCCAGGATGACGAACAAGTTGAGAAACCCTTTATTCGGAAGCAAATGAAGATCAGGTTTCCAGAACGTGGACAAAGTGGCCGATCAGTTGTGAGAATAAAGAACCTAGTATTTGGTTATGAGAACATG GTTCTGTTCAAGAATGCAAATTTGACCATTGAAAGAGGAGAGAAAATTGCTATCCTTGGTCCAaatgggtgtgggaaaagtacGTTACTTAAACTGATTATGGGCATGGAAAAGCCAACAAGTGGAGAAGTTTTACTTGGGGATCACAATGTACTGCCAAACTATTTTGAGCAGAATCAG GCAGAGGCTCTTAATTTGCATAAAACAGTGCTGGAAAGTGTTGCTGAAGTTGCGCAAGAGTGGAGACTTGATGACATAAAGGGTCTCCTAGGTCGTTATAACTTCAAGGCAGATATGCTTGAACAGAAGGTTTCCTTTCTAAGTGGTGGTGAGAAG GCTCGACTCGCCTTTTGCAAGTTCATGGTTCAACCTTCAACCCTTCTTGTTTTGGATGAACCGACAAATCATTTAGACATACCTACGAAAGAGATGCTCGAG GAAGCCATAAACGAGTACCAGGGAACTGTTATTACAGTATCTCACGACAGATACTTCATAAAGCAAATTGTTAATCGAGTCTTGGAAGTGAAAGATGGGATGCTACAGGACTATGCTGGAGACTACGAT TACTATTTAGAGAAGAATCTTGAAGCTAGAGAAAGGGAACTTGAAAGAGAGGCGGAGATCGAGGATAAGTCACCAAAAGCCAAAGCCAAATCCAAGATGTCCAAG GCGGAAAAGGAAGTGAGGAAGAAACAGAAGATGCAGGCATTTCAAGCTGCTAAACAGAAATCCAAAGGATTAAAGAATGCTAAAAGATGGAACTAA
- the LOC140826280 gene encoding protein TRIGALACTOSYLDIACYLGLYCEROL 3, chloroplastic — translation MVSSAVSWSCTPFTSDFKRKGSSNFLHLFPTFSYSSEANDNATRKSSVICACGVAPPKDLTPAKFNGSHQAETLKVGKQPVDESDVLIECRDVYKSFGEKHILRGVSFKIRHGEAVGIIGPSGTGKSTILKIMAGLLAPDKGEVLIRGRRRHGLICDDEISGLRIGLVFQSAALFDSLSVRDNVGFLLYENSTMPDDRISELVAETLAAVGLKGVEDRLPSELSGGMKKRVALARSIIFDTTKDSIEPEVLLYDEPTAGLDPIASTVVEDLIRSVHMKGEDAVGNLGKIASYVVVTHQHSTINRAVDRLIFLYEGKVVWQGMTQEFCSSPNPIVQQFASGSLDGPIRY, via the exons ATGGTTTCTTCAGCGGTTTCGTGGTCTTGTACCCCTTTCACATCCGATTTCAAACGCAAGGGATCTTCCAATTTCCTCCACTTATTTCCTACCTTTTCTTACTCTTCCGAAGCTAATGATAATGCAACGAGGAAGAGCTCGGTTATTTGTGCTTGTGGTGTGGCTCCGCCTAAGGACTTAACACCCGCCAAATTCAAT GGTTCTCATCAAGCAGAAACTTTGAAGGTGGGGAAGCAGCCGGTGGATGAGTCTGATGTGCTTATTGAATGCAGAGATGTCTATAAATCTTTTGGGGAAAAGCACATCTTAAGAGGTGTGAGCTTCAAG ATTAGGCATGGAGAGGCTGTTGGAATTATTGGGCCATCTGGAACTGGCAAGTCAACCATCTTGAAGATCATGGCTGGGCTTCTAGCTCCGGATAAG GGTGAGGTTTTGATTCGAGGTAGAAGGCGGCATGGATTAATCTGCGATGACGAAATATCTGGTCTTAGAATTGGCTTG GTCTTTCAGAGCGCAGCACTTTTTGATTCTTTGTCCGTTCGAGACAATGTTGGTTTCCTATT ATATGAAAATTCAACCATGCCCGATGATCGCATTTCAGAGCTTGTGGCAGAGACCCTAGCAGCTGTTGGTTTGAAG GGAGTTGAAGACCGGTTGCCATCTGAATTGTCTGGTGGGATGAAAAAAAGGGTTGCTTTGGCTCGATCCATAATTTTTGATACCACAAAGGATTCAATAGAGCCTGAG GTGCTCTTGTATGATGAGCCAACTGCTGGACTTGATCCAATTGCATCCACAGTAGTTGAGGATCTCATCCGTTCTGTCCATATGAAAGGAGAGGATGCAGTGGGGAATCTCGGGAAGATTGCATCCTATGTGGTCGTCACCCATCAACACAGCACAATTAATAGAGCCGTTGATAG GCTCATATTTCTGTACGAAGGAAAGGTTGTGTGGCAAGGAATGACTCAAGAGTTCTGCTCATCACCAAATCCAATTGTCCAGCAG TTTGCATCGGGGAGCTTGGACGGGCCAATTAGGTATTAG
- the LOC140826282 gene encoding protein CPR-5, translating into MDAPLIRRHHPKAVAEIQGGAGESTALVHSDAINGSTISCRKTKKKKKLASDSVSSASSASSNNCFSATLSSKNGFKIFRNAKRIRVGSTTTRGRVGPRDVDALGLPLGMSIAAVVAQVLERKNASGEKISDDYLSGLCILAVRESLSNVFGNKFDSFVTNFEKSFRSTLMTLRLIKESSQNAEETRQKARFRESSCSAARTPLSLDGKEDSTRSSDNNDGLESFSIRTRNEGSYLTSEQMEDNTQMDLMNRQLVNSLHDEQIKQLLPGAYTITSPSNPSINKFSMLSTVEKSVMEQTRSNDLKTFEIGLIMKKLQLKERQLSLNSDSNFLERWKLSMGFSKASFKAEKFKTQLQDTRETELLRKCLDFLVSGLIIMLFALAYGTYVYSHRRITEITESCSPPKESKSWWMPTSMSTFTSGLQIFRCQIQVLSRMLFGIILIGAITFLLIQRSSTTHQTMPITFIVLLLGVGCGCAGKFCIDTLGGSGNHWLIYWEAICLLHFFSNVFHSTLFVALNGPVTIVESLEEKTMFPYWARRVIFYSVLLSLPLLCGLMPFASFWEWIDHFSSLAVAFNDEFH; encoded by the exons ATGGATGCCCCTCTCATCCGACGCCACCATCCTAAAGCGGTAGCTGAAATACAAGGCGGCGCCGGTGAATCGACGGCGTTAGTTCATTCTGACGCAATTAACGGCTCTACCATTTCCTGTAGAAAAAcgaaaaagaagaaaaagctAGCTTCTGACTCGGTATCATCGGCGTCGTCTGCTTCCTCTAACAATTGCTTCTCCGCAACGTTGTCTTCGAAAAATGGCTTCAAGATTTTCAGAAACGCGAAAAGGATCCGGGTTGGCTCAACGACGACCCGGGGACGTGTCGGCCCTAGGGATGTCGATGCGCTTGGCCTTCCTCTTGGAATGTCTATCGCTGCTGTAGTTGCTCAG GTTTTGGAAAGAAAAAATGCTAGTGGAGAGAAGATTTCTGATGATTATCTGTCGGGT CTCTGTATTTTGGCAGTCAGAGAGTCTTTATCAAAT GTTTTTGGAAACAAATTTGATAGTTTTGTGACGAACTTCGAAAAATCTTTCCGTAGTACATTGATGACTCTGAGATTAATCAAGGAATCGTCGCAAAATGCTGAAGAAACACGCCAAAAAGCTCGATTTAGAGAGAGTTCTTGTTCTGCAGCAAGAACACCATTATCACTTGACGGAAAAGAAGATTCTACACGCTCTTCTGATAATAACGATGGGTTGGAATCATTTTCTATTAGAACCAGAAATGAGGGATCATACCTCACTAGTGAGCAGATGGAAGATAATACCCAgatggatttgatgaatcggCAGCTTGTCAATTCTCTGCATGATGAACAGATAAAGCAGCTGTTGCCTGGTGCTTATACAATCACTAGCCCATCTAATCcttcaataaataaattttccATGCTGAGCACTGTAGAAAAATCTGTAATGGAGCAAACACGTTCTAATGACCTGAAGACATTCGAGATTGGTCTTATCATGAAAAAGTTGCAACTCAAAGAAAGACAGCTATCTCTCAATTCTGATTCAAATTTCCTTGAGAGGTGGAAATTATCAATGGGTTTCTCTAAGGCATCTTTCAAAGCCGAAAAATTTAAAACTCAATTACAAGACACAAGAGAAACGGAGCTGCTCAGGAAATGCTTGGACTTTCTTGTTTCTGGTCTGATCATCATGTTGTTTGCCCTCGCATATGGAACTTATGTTTATTCTCACAGAAGAATAACTGAGATTACTGAATCTTGCTCTCCGCCGAAG GAATCCAAGTCTTGGTGGATGCCAACATCCATGTCAACTTTCACCTCTGGCCTGCAGATTTTTAGATGCCAGATTCAAGTATTAAGTCGCATGCTATTTGGCATCATATTGATTGGGGCAATCACGTTTTTACTTATCCAGCGATCTTCCACTACACATCAGACAATGCCCATTACTTTCATCGTGTTACTCTTAGGCGTCGGCTGTGGTTGTGCGGGAAAGTTTTGCATCGACACCTTAGGAGGTAGTGGGAACCACTGGTTAATATATTGGGAGGCTATATGCTTATTGCATTTCTTCTCAAATGTGTTTCATTCAACTCTGTTCGTTGCTCTAAATGGGCCTGTTACTATCGTTGAAAGTTTGGAAGAGAAAACTATGTTCCCGTATTGGGCAAGGAGGGTGATTTTTTATTCAGTTCTGCTATCTTTGCCGCTGTTGTGTGGTTTGATGCCTTTTGCAAGCTTTTGGGAATGGATCGATCATTTTTCGTCTCTGGCTGTGGCTTTCAATGATGAAtttcattga